A window of Chryseobacterium muglaense contains these coding sequences:
- a CDS encoding response regulator, whose amino-acid sequence MKLILIEDDQHKAKQIIQFMSESFTEASIELKKSYQSGLKELLTHNFDLVLLDMQLPNFDIKPGEDGYKFRKLAGIDIMRELTRKRKNCKIIVITQFETFGEGEFYIDLANLKQMLKSEFSAMYIDTIFYSPDNSLWQKELLELIQNKISC is encoded by the coding sequence ATGAAATTAATATTAATAGAAGATGATCAACATAAAGCAAAACAGATAATTCAGTTTATGAGTGAAAGTTTTACTGAGGCATCTATTGAATTAAAGAAATCTTACCAATCCGGATTAAAGGAGCTATTAACGCATAACTTTGACTTAGTATTATTGGATATGCAGCTCCCAAATTTTGATATTAAACCAGGCGAAGATGGTTATAAATTTCGAAAATTAGCAGGTATTGATATTATGAGGGAGCTAACTAGAAAAAGAAAAAATTGCAAAATAATAGTTATTACTCAATTTGAAACCTTCGGTGAAGGAGAGTTTTATATTGATTTAGCAAATTTAAAACAAATGCTAAAGTCCGAATTTTCAGCAATGTATATTGACACTATTTTTTATAGTCCTGATAATTCACTTTGGCAAAAAGAACTATTAGAATTAATCCAAAATAAAATATCATGTTAA
- a CDS encoding DinB/UmuC family translesion DNA polymerase, with protein MDEQFLGFQGYEYLNLKDHCNDLRNTVYNGLDIPCSIGLAPTKTLAKVANKIVKKHSDELGHTYVIDSQNKIEKALKWLPLEDVWGIGRKYAERFSKIGVKKAWDFTQLPEAYVQKQMGVYGLRMHKELRGIPQYDLSEKKNKKGIGTSRTFDKRTADLEVLKERISTFAFKCSEKLRKQNSCCNFVTVFITTDRFKLDLKQYSNSITIALPNPSSSAIELSAMALKGLEKIFLPFFQYKKAGVMLTEFVPDNERLTSLFDEDLHEKHKPIMTVIDRMNRRLGADKIKLGSMDIQRTWKMNQKNLSPCHSTDINQLLKVKAV; from the coding sequence GTGGATGAACAGTTTTTAGGATTTCAAGGCTATGAATATTTAAATTTAAAAGACCATTGCAACGACCTTAGAAACACTGTTTATAATGGTTTGGATATACCCTGTAGTATCGGTCTTGCACCCACTAAAACATTAGCTAAAGTCGCTAATAAAATAGTAAAAAAACATTCTGATGAATTAGGTCACACTTATGTAATTGATAGCCAAAATAAGATTGAAAAGGCTTTAAAATGGCTTCCTTTGGAAGATGTTTGGGGAATAGGAAGAAAATATGCTGAACGATTTTCAAAAATAGGAGTTAAAAAAGCTTGGGATTTTACCCAGCTACCTGAAGCTTATGTTCAGAAGCAGATGGGAGTTTACGGTTTAAGAATGCACAAAGAACTCCGAGGAATTCCGCAATATGACCTTTCAGAAAAGAAAAACAAAAAGGGTATTGGAACAAGCAGAACTTTTGATAAAAGAACTGCTGATTTGGAAGTTTTGAAAGAAAGAATTTCTACGTTTGCTTTTAAATGTTCTGAAAAACTTCGTAAACAAAATTCGTGTTGTAATTTCGTTACCGTATTTATAACTACAGACCGTTTTAAATTAGATTTGAAGCAATATAGCAACTCTATTACTATAGCACTACCCAATCCTTCAAGCTCAGCAATAGAATTGTCTGCAATGGCTTTAAAAGGCTTAGAAAAAATATTTTTACCATTTTTTCAATATAAAAAAGCAGGTGTAATGCTTACTGAATTTGTTCCTGACAATGAGAGATTAACAAGTTTGTTCGATGAAGATTTACACGAAAAGCATAAGCCAATAATGACTGTAATCGACAGGATGAATAGAAGATTAGGAGCAGACAAAATTAAGTTAGGCTCAATGGATATTCAACGAACATGGAAAATGAATCAGAAAAATTTATCTCCCTGCCATTCTACAGATATTAATCAACTTCTAAAAGTAAAAGCAGTATAA
- a CDS encoding SOS response-associated peptidase family protein, which produces MCNRIDNSGLSIEAVAKYLKAEIAEGNYIVNKEVNAFSVPAVPIVLEHHGRKITHGTWRLYKEVPKDKFGKGINLTAEKTHTFYKKFENNRAVVPVTGFYDWMHLPNQGKKTPITVKHRMHWKNADEFYIGAYYDVWDNNEIGFGLVTTVANELMSVIHNSKLRMPICMDAKMADEFLNNKPIEEFVFPEYDPQLVAENLEPQKMPFTLFD; this is translated from the coding sequence ATGTGCAATAGAATTGACAATTCTGGACTATCCATCGAGGCAGTTGCAAAATATCTTAAAGCTGAAATTGCGGAGGGTAATTATATTGTAAACAAAGAAGTAAATGCATTTTCAGTTCCGGCAGTTCCTATTGTATTGGAACATCATGGCAGGAAAATTACTCACGGAACTTGGAGACTTTATAAAGAAGTTCCAAAGGATAAATTCGGGAAAGGAATAAATCTCACAGCCGAAAAAACCCATACCTTTTATAAGAAGTTTGAAAATAACAGGGCGGTAGTTCCTGTTACCGGATTTTACGATTGGATGCATTTACCCAATCAGGGTAAGAAGACACCGATAACGGTAAAGCATAGGATGCATTGGAAAAATGCAGATGAATTTTATATTGGAGCATATTATGATGTCTGGGATAACAACGAAATAGGTTTCGGGTTGGTAACTACTGTTGCAAACGAACTCATGTCTGTTATTCATAATTCAAAACTGAGAATGCCGATTTGCATGGATGCAAAAATGGCAGATGAATTTTTAAATAATAAACCAATTGAGGAATTTGTTTTTCCTGAGTATGATCCGCAATTAGTTGCTGAGAACTTAGAACCGCAAAAAATGCCTTTTACACTTTTTGACTGA
- a CDS encoding zincin-like metallopeptidase domain-containing protein codes for MKTTYKKSNRTYKNEPKTDKFIDKILENLDSVNAKDWEMYANLDSVFPCNLFTKKRYKGFNVVTLYLDTMIKKFTSAKYATFNSISKAGGKLKKGAKGCVIEFFTFTYKHKETGKFYTLEQVKLMTEAERKNIGKIPCIKNYVVFNSELIENLSEINFDIEEEEPTENEIFEQENCENFITQIITKGGLKLKFGIEELAYYSPSFDYVKLPERKYFLSTPKYYATLFHEIIHWTGHESRLERDLKGHSEIESYTFEELIAEMGAMLICLQFGISEEFINSLRYLKSWTSKNLVDRETNLRNAFTQSKKAKKFLENL; via the coding sequence ATGAAAACAACTTATAAAAAATCAAATAGAACCTATAAAAACGAACCTAAAACAGATAAATTCATTGATAAAATTTTAGAAAACCTTGATAGTGTAAATGCCAAAGATTGGGAAATGTACGCAAATTTAGATAGCGTTTTTCCTTGTAATTTATTTACAAAAAAAAGATACAAAGGATTTAATGTTGTGACTTTATACCTTGATACAATGATTAAGAAATTTACTTCTGCAAAGTATGCTACTTTCAACAGCATTTCCAAAGCAGGGGGAAAACTTAAAAAAGGTGCAAAAGGTTGCGTTATAGAATTTTTTACATTCACTTATAAGCACAAAGAGACAGGCAAATTTTATACTTTGGAACAAGTTAAATTAATGACAGAAGCAGAACGAAAAAACATTGGAAAAATTCCATGTATAAAAAATTACGTGGTTTTTAATTCTGAATTAATCGAAAACCTTTCAGAAATAAATTTCGATATTGAGGAAGAAGAACCAACAGAAAACGAAATCTTTGAGCAAGAAAATTGCGAAAATTTTATTACTCAAATTATTACTAAAGGAGGTTTAAAATTAAAATTTGGAATCGAAGAACTTGCCTATTATTCGCCATCATTTGACTATGTGAAACTTCCCGAAAGAAAATATTTCTTATCTACTCCTAAATACTATGCTACTTTGTTTCATGAAATCATTCATTGGACAGGTCACGAGAGTAGATTAGAAAGAGATTTAAAAGGGCATTCAGAAATAGAAAGCTACACTTTTGAAGAATTAATTGCCGAAATGGGTGCAATGCTTATTTGCCTGCAATTTGGCATTTCTGAAGAATTTATAAATTCATTGAGATATTTAAAAAGTTGGACTTCTAAAAATTTAGTTGATAGAGAAACTAATTTAAGAAATGCATTTACTCAGTCTAAAAAAGCTAAAAAATTTCTCGAAAATCTTTAA
- a CDS encoding phosphorylase family protein, giving the protein MLNILVVDDNPLKIKALRTLFEFIPEVTLLETAMNIIGAKKILSEKHFDLLILDLGLPMRDGDDASPENGINFLDEINKNRRLIKPFHIIGFSEVDDYIDRFKRSFEDELWALIKYDVSSTNWERQIKNKLNYLIRSKLDLQNPNNFGFQYDVAIITALRTPELDSVLNLNANWESFKLDNDATEYFKGILINGEKRIKVIAASAPQMGMVASSTLTHKIIFNFRPKYIAITGIAGGVKGLGNLGDILVADISFDSGSGKIKTDKDGNIKFEPDFKSIELEPDLKELFISCKGKREYLNEIKSKWPIKDISYELNMHIGPFASGAGVVENKKVIEEIKGHSRKLIGIDMETYGVFYTAKNCSRPKPMAVFSIKSISDFGDPDKDDKFQPYAAFTSSSFLYHFIIEKLNFD; this is encoded by the coding sequence ATGTTAAACATATTAGTTGTAGACGATAATCCGCTTAAAATTAAAGCACTGAGGACACTTTTTGAATTTATTCCAGAGGTTACTCTATTAGAAACAGCAATGAATATTATAGGTGCAAAAAAAATATTATCAGAAAAGCACTTTGATCTATTAATACTTGATTTAGGACTACCGATGAGGGATGGTGATGATGCTAGTCCAGAAAATGGAATAAATTTTTTAGATGAAATAAATAAAAATAGAAGACTTATAAAGCCTTTTCATATTATTGGATTTTCTGAAGTAGATGACTACATAGATAGATTTAAACGCTCCTTTGAAGATGAATTATGGGCTCTGATAAAATATGACGTAAGTTCTACTAATTGGGAGCGACAAATAAAAAATAAACTTAATTATCTAATTCGGTCAAAATTAGATTTACAGAATCCCAATAACTTTGGATTCCAATATGATGTTGCTATCATTACGGCACTAAGAACTCCTGAATTGGATAGTGTCTTAAATCTAAATGCAAATTGGGAGTCATTTAAGCTTGACAACGATGCTACTGAATATTTTAAAGGTATACTTATAAACGGTGAAAAAAGAATAAAAGTAATTGCAGCAAGTGCACCCCAAATGGGGATGGTAGCGTCTTCTACACTTACACATAAGATTATTTTTAATTTCAGACCAAAATATATTGCTATTACTGGTATTGCTGGTGGTGTTAAAGGTCTCGGTAATCTTGGAGATATACTAGTAGCTGATATTTCATTTGATAGTGGAAGTGGAAAAATTAAGACTGATAAAGATGGAAATATTAAATTTGAACCAGATTTTAAATCAATTGAATTAGAGCCAGACCTTAAAGAATTGTTTATTTCCTGTAAAGGAAAACGTGAATATTTAAATGAAATAAAATCTAAATGGCCAATTAAAGATATATCATATGAATTGAATATGCATATTGGTCCTTTTGCATCAGGAGCAGGCGTAGTAGAAAACAAAAAAGTTATTGAAGAAATTAAAGGACATAGTAGAAAACTCATAGGTATTGACATGGAAACCTATGGTGTTTTTTATACAGCAAAGAATTGTTCAAGACCTAAGCCAATGGCAGTCTTTTCCATTAAATCTATTTCCGATTTTGGAGACCCTGACAAAGATGACAAATTTCAACCTTATGCTGCATTTACAAGTAGTAGTTTCCTTTATCATTTTATCATTGAAAAGCTAAACTTTGATTAG
- a CDS encoding DUF7336 domain-containing protein — MNNLIFILFETDIYKTKSSRIFKGVFTDKEIAEDFANENKIESTISCAEIIEIEADTFYNNI, encoded by the coding sequence ATGAATAATTTAATTTTTATTCTGTTTGAAACAGATATTTATAAGACAAAAAGTAGCAGAATTTTTAAAGGTGTTTTTACGGATAAAGAAATTGCCGAAGATTTTGCAAACGAAAATAAGATAGAAAGTACAATTTCATGTGCTGAAATTATCGAGATTGAAGCAGATACTTTTTATAACAATATTTAA
- a CDS encoding recombinase family protein, producing the protein MKIGYARVSTKDQNLDLQIEALEKAGCEKIYQEKISGATKNRPELDKMIEQFREGDELYVWRLDRLGRSLKNIIDLVLSLSDKGIIIKGLVDGVDTSTINGRLFLNLMASLAEYERELIRERTNAGLQSARARGRLGGRPKGYTAEIISKLLLLRNIYKDITKRPEDIYKPLGLTRATFYRYAKILDYHTDEEIKNMGIKK; encoded by the coding sequence ATGAAAATAGGATATGCCCGGGTTTCGACCAAAGATCAAAATTTGGATTTGCAAATTGAAGCTTTAGAAAAAGCAGGTTGCGAGAAAATTTATCAAGAGAAAATTTCTGGTGCAACAAAGAATCGTCCCGAACTTGATAAGATGATTGAACAGTTTCGGGAAGGTGATGAATTGTATGTTTGGCGACTTGACCGTTTAGGTAGAAGTTTAAAAAATATTATTGATCTTGTTTTAAGTTTGAGTGATAAAGGAATTATAATAAAAGGTCTTGTAGATGGTGTAGACACTTCAACTATTAATGGTAGGCTATTTTTGAATCTCATGGCTTCTTTGGCTGAATATGAAAGAGAGTTAATAAGAGAAAGAACTAATGCGGGTTTACAATCAGCCCGAGCAAGAGGTAGACTTGGTGGCAGACCTAAAGGTTACACTGCAGAAATAATTTCCAAACTGTTACTTCTGCGCAATATATACAAGGATATCACGAAACGTCCGGAAGATATTTACAAACCCCTCGGATTGACCAGGGCGACATTCTATAGGTATGCTAAAATTCTAGATTATCATACGGATGAAGAAATTAAAAATATGGGAATTAAGAAATAA